A single genomic interval of Camelina sativa cultivar DH55 chromosome 11, Cs, whole genome shotgun sequence harbors:
- the LOC104727416 gene encoding WD repeat-containing protein 82-B-like, producing MVEREERVSLELSEELIQSMEPGAVFRDYNCRISSIDFHKTSTYMVTASDDDSIRLYDVATASCLKTINSKKYGVDLVCFTSHPTTVIYSSRNGWDDSLRLLSLHDNKYLRYFKGHHDRVVSLSLCSGGECFISGSLDRTVLLWDQRVEKCQGLLRVQGRPAAAYDDQGLVFAIAFGGYIRMFDTRMYEKGPFEIFSVGGDLSEANVVKFSNDGRLMLLTTMDGYIHVLDSFRGTLLSTYSVKPVAEASTLDATFSPEGMFVVSGSGDGSTHAWGVRSGKQVHSWMGIGSGDPPVIKWAPGSPMFVTGSSELSFVIPDLSKLPAYSIRK from the exons ATGGTTG AGAGAGAGGAGCGAGTTTCACTGGAACTCAGCGAAGAACTTATACAGAGCATGGAACCTGGCGCCGTTTTCAGAGACTAT aATTGCAGGATCAGCTCCATTGACTTTCACAAAACTTCTACTTATATGGTGACTGCTAGCGACGATGACTCAATTCGTCTCTATGATGTTGCAACCGCTTC atGTCTCAAGACAATTAATAGCAAAAAGTACGGTGTTGATCTTGTTTGCTTCACTTCCCATCCCACCACTGTCATCTACTCTTCCAGAAACGGATGGGACG ACTCTCTGAGGCTTCTCTCTTTGCACGATAACAAGTACTTGCGTTACTTCAAAGGACATCATGACag AGTTGTTTCGCTTAGCTTGTGCTCTGGTGGTGAGTGCTTTATCTCCGGTTCTCTTGATCGAACTGTTTTGCTTTGGGATCAAAGGGTCGAGAAATGCCAG GGTCTCTTACGAGTCCAAGGAAGGCCTGCTGCAGCATATGATGATCAAGGGTTAGTTTTTGCAATTGCCTTTGGTGGATACATAAGAATGTTTGATACCCGTATGTACGAAAAG GGTCCTTTTGAAATATTTTCCGTTGGTGGTGATCTTTCTGAGGCAAACGTTGTGAAATTTAGTAATGATGGAAGGCTCATGCTGCTCACTACCATGGATGGTTATATTCATGTGCTTGATTCGTTTCGTGGAACACTC CTATCCACATATAGTGTGAAACCAGTAGCTGAAGCATCGACATTGGATGCAACCTTCAGTCCTGAAGGGATGTTTGTTGTTTCAG GTTCAGGGGATGGTAGTACCCATGCATGGGGTGTAAGGAGTGGAAAACAG GTACATAGTTGGATGGGTATAGGCAGTGGTGATCCCCCGGTCATAAAATGGGCGCCGGGAAGTCCAATGTTTGTGACAGGCTCTTCGGAGCTTTCATTTGTAATCCCGGACTTGTCAAAATTGCCAGCTTACTCCATAAGGAAATAG
- the LOC104727417 gene encoding uncharacterized protein LOC104727417, giving the protein METPSSTRRVTRSQTRSATNHLLSSSQKPEDSDKCQSKSVRAKPQQDRSALFDITNDSPIVGLAMQTPSSGVVGKRNMSRIKRTPGSGEALLRGQVKTLLQKVEEEAVLTKISMESRPFIHLVTSPMGLLAPTPANTPQVLNFSVDNEAQVLITSPVVAGRQFRAPSQSQVVVESNMFDEKEESLELERSSSSITRSLLLDFSDKSEVWESSDCSSSVLTKSPEDDNSSAWSMQVNASTKDEEEVDEEEQAYSYYEAEEEEIVDVLCEGMRKMSVVAKGKHTRFVYGSEDEEEEDEIVEAKEQSSSPGVLRLKGFPTPTGKHVRFAGDGI; this is encoded by the exons ATGGAGACACCATCATCCACAAGAAGAGTCACGAGGTCTCAGACCCGCTCTGCCACCAATCATCTCTTGTCCTCCTCAC AGAAACCAGAGGATTCGGACAAATGTCAATCCAAGTCTGTACGAGCAAAACCACAACAAGACCGGTCAGCTTTGTTCGACATAACCAACGACTCACCGATCGTAGGTCTGGCGATGCAGACACCATCTTCAGGTGTGGTTGGGAAGAGGAATATGAGCAGAATCAAGAGGACCCCTGGATCTGGCGAGGCTCTCTTGAGAGGCCAAGTCAAGACCCTCTTGCAGAAGGTCGAAGAAGAAGCAGTTCTCACCAAGATTTCGATGGAGTCTCGTCCTTTCATCCATCTCGTTACTTCTCCCATGGGACTTCTCGCTCCGACTCCGGCCAACACCCCACAAGTTCTCAATTTCTCTGTTGACAACGAAGCGCAGGTTTTGATCACGTCTCCGGTTGTTGCAGGCCGGCAATTCAGAGCACCCTCTCAGTCtcag GTGGTGGTGGAAAGCAACatgtttgatgagaaagaagagagcttGGAGTTAGAGAGGAGCTCCTCCAGCATAACGCGGTCATTGCTGCTCGACTTTAGTGATAAATCAGAAGTGTGGGAGAGCTCAGACTGCTCCTCCTCTGTGTTGACAAAAAGTCCTGAGGATGATAACTCATCGGCGTGGTCGATGCAAGTCAATGCAAGTaccaaagacgaagaagaggttGATGAAGAGGAACAAGCGTATTCTTACTACgaagcagaggaggaggagattgtgGATGTGTTGTGTGAGGGAATGAGAAAGATGAGCGTAGTAGCCAAAGGGAAACACACTCGATTCGTGTACGGCagtgaagatgaagaggaggaggacgagATTGTGGAAGCCAAAGAGCAATCCTCCTCCCCTGGAGTGTTGCGTTTGAAAGGCTTTCCTACACCAACAGGGAAACATGTCAGATTCGCCGGTGATGGAATATGA
- the LOC104727410 gene encoding NAC domain-containing protein 105-like — translation MMRVDQESSSIPPGFRFHPTDEELVGYYLKKKVASQRIDLDVIREIDLYKIEPWDLQERCRIGYEEQKEWYFFSHKDKKYPTGTRTNRATVAGFWKATGRDKAVYLNSKLIGMRKTLVFYGGRAPNGQKSDWIIHEYYSLESHQNSPPQEEGWVVCRAFKKRTTTVPNKRRQVWDPNCFFYDASTLLEPLGKRARHNTDFAGTPFKQEVVSEGNHVEDGDLGSMYLQSMGDDDQFSQLPQLESPSLDPWEMTSENSRRGKDEVSVEKRITDWRSLDKFVASQLLMSGED, via the exons ATGATGAGGGTGGATCAAGAGTCGTCTAGTATTCCGCCTGGATTTAGATTTCATCCGACAGATGAAGAACTTGTCGGATATTATCTCAAGAAGAAAGTCGCCTCCCAGAGGATTGATCTTGACGTTATAAGAGAGATTGATCTTTACAAGATCGAACCATGGGATCTACAAg AGAGATGTAGGATAGGGTACGAGGAGCAAAAAGAGTGGTATTTCTTCAGCCACAAAGACAAGAAGTATCCGACAGGAACTAGAACAAATCGAGCCACCGTGGCCGGTTTCTGGAAAGCAACAGGGCGGGACAAGGCCGTTTACCTCAACTCCAAACTTATCGGTATGAGAAAAACGCTCGTATTTTACGGAGGACGAGCTCCTAATGGCCAAAAATCAGACTGGATCATTCATGAATACTACAGCCTCGAGTCACACCAGAACTCTCCTCCACAG GAAGAAGGATGGGTAGTGTGTAGAGCATTCAAGAAACGAACGACGACAGTCCCGAACAAAAGAAGGCAAGTTTGGGATCCGAACTGCTTCTTCTACGACGCCAGTACTCTCTTGGAACCTCTAGGCAAGCGAGCCAGACATAACACTGATTTCGCCGGCACACCGTTTAAGCAAGAAGTAGTGTCGGAGGGAAATCACGTTGAAGATGGAGACTTGGGATCTATGTACCTTCAGTCCATGGGCGATGATGATCAATTCTCCCAGCTTCCTCAGCTGGAGAGCCCCTCTCTTGATCCGTGGGAAATGACTTCCGAGAACAGTCGCCGCGGGAAAGATGAAGTGAGCGTCGAGAAGAGGATAACTGACTGGAGATCCCTCGATAAGTTCGTGGCGTCTCAGTTGCTGATGAGTGGCGAAGACTAA
- the LOC104729107 gene encoding zinc finger CCCH domain-containing protein 68-like yields the protein MKKKTSGRVSWASQSRLCQVKMFLTEDCPAKVSSSNLLPPGFETTVFPSTRNNNIPRIKWKRPPKFIISDALLVGSGGDSTETLSENLRISKVLEAFYPHRSVIPTRPSVSPAVAEAHYDDSTTPSIPLAFIEDEPQPPLQSSHDFNAVSLLGPQLSLAASAALSSLTKEQGSQVDAHLLVKLLSDPIIVHNLLNGKPLDTANHVTTLNTDIAMDSNPPPLHNVPVSVQSCATDPPLPKPTLPISTALSIKPTLVVHSYPLSSGIKPLPRLEDSYTAAAPLKPPSPVDNALVSEQNKQPLNMSSTWDMNRVPESAQTETAPQNRNGNTNRDDQVSSAEPVKNVDYYKSLIREHGVVSPATNENNNYKGRVDDNMKVVKVNKIQKPCMFFNRPKGCRLGESCLYLHDRSKRSWTDVAPHFPRAKRLKFGS from the exons atgaagaagaaaacatcagGAAGAGTGTCATGGGCATCACAGAGTAGGCTTTGtcag GTAAAGATGTTTCTAACTGAAGATTGTCCCGCTAAAGTTTCATCATccaatcttcttcctcctgGATTTGAAACTACTGTGTTTCCATCCACGCGTAACAACAACATTCCTCGTATCAAATGGAAACGCCCCCCTAAg TTTATCATCAGTGATGCTTTGCTTGTCGGGAGTGGTGGTGACAGCACCGAAACTCTTTCTGAGAACTTGAGGATTTCTAAAGTCTTGGAAGCTTTCTATCCCCATCGCTCTGTCATCCCTACTCg TCCTTCCGTCTCACCCGCTGTAGCAGAAGCACACTACGACGACAGCACTACTCCTAGTATCCCTCTCGCTTTCATTGAAGACGAACCTCAGCCTCCTTTACAATCTTCTCATGATTTCAATGCTGTTTCTCTACTTGGACCACAGTTGAGTCTCGCTGCTTCTGCAGCTTTGTCTTCGTTAACCAAGGAACAGGGCTCTCAGGTCGATGCTCATTTACTTGTCAAGTTACTCAGTGACCCCATTATCGTCCACAACTTGTTGAATGGTAAACCACTTGACACTGCAAATCATGTTACGACTCTAAACACTGACATCGCCATGGACTCAAACCCACCTCCTCTACATAATGTACCTGTTTCGGTTCAATCCTGTGCTACAGATCCCCCACTCCCCAAACCCACTCTGCCCATTTCCACTGCTCTGTCAATAAAACCCACCCTGGTTGTTCATTCCTATCCATTGTCTTCTGGGATCAAACCATTGCCAAGACTCGAAGATTCTTACACAGCTGCTGCTCCCTTGAAACCACCAAGCCCAGTTGATAATGCTCTAGTCTcggaacaaaacaaacaacccCTTAACATGTCGTCCACTTGGGACATGAACAGGGTACCAGAATCAGCGCAAACTGAAACAGCTCCTCAAAACCGTAATGGTAATACAAACCGGGATGATCAGGTGTCTTCTGCAGAACCCGTGAAAAATGTAGACTACTACAAGAGCCTCATTAGGGAACATGGGGTAGTCAGTCCGGCaacaaatgaaaataacaattacaaAGGTAGAGTTGATGATAACATGAAAGTCGTAAAGGTTAATAAGATTCAGAAACCGTGCATGTTCTTTAACAGACCCAAAGGGTGTAGGCTGGGCGAGAGTTGCTTGTATCTTCACGACCGCTCTAAAAGGTCGTGGACTGATGTTGCCCCTCACTTTCCCAGAGCTAAGAGGCTCAAGTTTGGTTCGTAA
- the LOC104729109 gene encoding uncharacterized protein LOC104729109, with protein sequence MGKNVLWAPPPPPKKNLEKSIWXLLGRDPESVEHMIHGGACSVFGKVLKEAPMKVQAMVAWATSELVSNHPKCQDVFAQHNAIRLLVGHLAFETVQEHIKYAIATNNKATSIHHAVALAKENPNSAPSAAKGPDDDQSSIPHPTGKQMPDQMHNVVVNTMAVRANPPRKSTSNGVVSQSNGVKLPCSLQQHQNSTSSASKTRELEDAATKCQLKAMAARALWKLAKGNSTICKSITESRALLCFAVLIDKGNEEVRYNSAMALMEITAVAEQDADLRRSAFKPNSPACKAVVDQVLRIIEMADSELLIPCIRTIGNLARTFRATETRMIGPLVKLMDEREPEVTGEAAVALTKFACTENYLHKDHSRGIIEAGGGKHLVQLAYFGESGVQIPALELLCYIALNVPDSEQLAKDEVLAVLEWASKQSWVTQLESLEVLLLEAKSRLDLYQSRGSRGFNFN encoded by the exons ATGGGTAAAAATGTCCTTTgggctcctcctcctcctccgaagAAGAACTTGGAAAAGTCA ATCTGGANCCTACTGGGCCGTGATCCCGAGAGCGTGGAGCACATGATTCACGGCGGCGCTTGTTCCGTCTTCGGCAAAGTCCTCAAAGAAGCGCCGATGAAGGTCCAGGCCATGGTCGCGTGGGCTACCTCCGAGCTCGTCTCCAATCACCCCAAGTGCCAAGACGTCTTCGCTCAGCACAACGCCATTCGGCTACTCGTCGGCCACTTGGCCTTCGAAACGGTGCAGGAGCACATCAAGTACGCCATTGCCACCAACAACAAAGCCACCTCCATTCACCACGCCGTCGCTCTCGCCAAGGAAAACCCTAACTCCGCACCCTCGGCGGCCAAGGGTCCTGATGACGATCAGAGCTCGATTCCGCATCCTACGGGGAAGCAAATGCCCGATCAGATGCACAACGTGGTCGTCAACACCATGGCGGTTAGGGCAAATCCTCCGAGGAAGTCTACGAGCAACGGGGTTGTGAGCCAGAGTAATGGTGTTAAGCTACCTTGCAGTCTCCAGCAGCACCAGAATTCAACTTCGAGCGCATCCAAGACTCGAGAGCTGGAAGACGCAGCGACCAAGTGTCAGCTTAAGGCAATGGCGGCCAGAGCGCTGTGGAAGCTGGCCAAAGGCAATTCCACCATCTGCAAAAGCATCACAGAGTCCAGAGCTCTCCTCTGCTTCGCTGTTCTGATTGATAAGGGCAACGAGGAGGTCAGATACAACTCAGCTATGGCGTTGATGGAGATCACGGCCGTTGCAGAGCAGGATGCTGATTTGAGACGCTCCGCATTCAAAC CCAATTCCCCGGCCTGCAAGGCTGTGGTTGATCAAGTGCTTAGAATCATCGAGATGGCAGATTCTGAGCTACTTATCCCCTGCATCAGAACCATTGGGAACCTTGCTAGAACATTCAGAGCAACTGAGACACGGATGATCGGCCCTCTGGTGAAGCTTATGGATGAACGAGAGCCCGAAGTGACAGGGGAAGCAGCTGTTGCCCTCACGAAATTCGCCTGCACAGAGAATTACTTGCATAAAGATCACTCGAGGGGCATTATAGAAGCTGGAGGGGGCAAACATCTGGTTCAGTTGGCCTACTTTGGAGAGAGTGGTGTTCAGATTCCAGCGTTAGAGCTCCTCTGTTACATAGCGCTCAATGTTCCAGACAGCGAGCAGCTGGCAAAGGACGAGGTTCTGGCAGTGTTGGAGTGGGCATCGAAGCAGTCTTGGGTTACACAGCTGGAGAGCTTAGAAGTTCTGTTGCTGGAGGCTAAGAGCAGACTGGACCTTTACCAGTCGAGAGGATCCAGGGGTTTCAATTTCAATTGA
- the LOC104727414 gene encoding auxin-induced protein 15A-like — MGVERGSGKALKQMLKRCSSLGKKSNVDVNFNGVPKGHFVVYVGHSRSRHVIPISFLTHPIFQMLLQQSEEEFGYFQDSGLTIPCDEHFFQSLISSINP, encoded by the exons ATGGGAGTAGAAAGGGGAAGTGGTAAGGCTCTGAAGCAGATGTTAAAGAGATGTTCGAGTTTGGGGAAGAAGAGCAACGTCGACGTTAACTTTAACGGCGTCCCCAAAGGTCACTTCGTGGTCTACGTTGGTCACTCCAGATCCCGGCACGTCATCCCCATCTCCTTCCTCACGCACCCCATCTTCCAG ATGTTGCTGCAACAGTCTGAGGAAGAGTTTGGGTACTTCCAAGACAGTGGCCTAACCATCCCTTGTGATGAACACTTCTTTCAATCTCTTATTTCCTCCATTAATCCTTGA
- the LOC104727418 gene encoding chalcone--flavonone isomerase 2-like → MSLATNLLSPNLSWSSSSPLPLPSVTPLHVDVFTFPPAVESPASHKKLFLGGAGIRWFDIEGKFVIVTVIGVYLEAMAGPSVSVKWKGKDAKTLTESVPFFRQLVTGEFEKFVRVTMKVKLTGIQYSEKVVEYCEEILKASGKYTRSEAKAIHKFLLIFKDQDFPPGSSVLFALCSKGSLTVSELVFCFRVFDN, encoded by the exons ATGTCTCTGGCCACCAATCTCTTATCACCAA ACTTGAGTTGGTCTTCCTCGTCGCCCCTGCCATTGCCTTCCGTGACGCCACTTCACGTCGACGTTTTTACTTTTCCTCCCGCTGTTGAGTCGCCCGCTTCCCACAAAAAGCTTTTCCTCGGTGGTGCAG GGATACGATGGTTTGATATTGAAGGCAAGTTCGTGATCGTCACAGTCATCGGAGTCTACCTTGAAGCTATGGCAGGTCCGTCAGTCTCCGTTAAGTGGAAAGGCAAGGATGCCAAGACGTTAACGGAATCCGTGCCTTTCTTCCGTCAACTCGTCAcag GTGAGTTTGAGAAATTCGTAAGGGTGACGATGAAAGTGAAGTTAACGGGGATACAATACTCGGAGAAAGTAGTAGAATACTGTGAGGAGATCTTGAAAGCGTCAGGAAAGTACACAAGATCTGAAGCCAAAGCCATCCACAAATTCTTGTTGATCTTCAAAGACCAAGATTTCCCTCCAGGCTCTTCAGTCCTCTTCGCTCTCTGCTCAAAAGGCTCCCTCACAGTGAGTGAGCTTGTTTTCTGTTTTcgagtttttgataattaa
- the LOC104727415 gene encoding uncharacterized protein LOC104727415: MAAKELVSTSSLESIITEDHHHILIRAMDTRSTIERFPTVEDSALLSKDEEIDILWSRVNTATALLSYLKSKATSVAAADLANLSLGTDQLQLSLDGTFVTEMLNHVDTVTGVMESLARRAIIAESQAAFEKAKLISSQEEIQRKVGQIDNMSTKLEDMEKFALGTSSILCEMRQRVDDLVQETSRQKLRATENELELSRVRRDFESLKSYVTSLISVRETLVSSEKQFQTIERLFERLVAKTTQLESEKVQKEAEVQKLMEENVRLTALVDKKEAQLLAMNEQCKMMALSSI, encoded by the exons ATGGCTGCAAAGGAACTGGTTTCTACCTCAAGCTTAGAGTCTATCATCACTGAGGATCATCACCACATCTTGATCCGAGCTATGGATACTAGGAGCACCATCGAGAGATTCCCAACTGTTGAGGACTCTGCTCTGCTTTCCAAAGACGAGGAGATTGACATTCTCTGGAGCCGCGTTAACACTGCTACAGCGTTGTTGTCCTACCTTAAGTCAAAAGCAACTTCTGTGGCTGCTGCCGATTTAGCCAATCTATCTCTTGGAACTGACCAGCTCCAGTTATCCCTCGATGGCACTTTTGTCACTGAGATGCTCAACCATGTAGACACCGTTACAGGCGTCATGGAGTCTCTGGCTAGGCGTGCTATCATCGCCGAATCACAAGCCGCATTCGAGAAAGCTAAGCTTATATCAAGTCAAGAAGAGATTCAGAGAAAGGTTGGCCAAATCGACAACATGTCCACCAAACTAGAGGACATGGAAAAGTTTGCTCTTGGGACCAGTAGTATTCTCTGTGAAATGCGGCAGAGGGTTGATGACTTGGTCCAAGAGACTTCTAGACAGAAGCTTAGAGCTACCGAAAATGAGCTGGAACTCAGTCGTGTCAGGAGAGACTTTGAGTCGCTTAAATCCTATGTTACAAGTCTCATCAGCGTCAGAGAAACACTCGTCTCATCCGAGAAGCAGTTCCAAACCATCGAGAGACTTTTTGAACG GCTTGTTGCAAAGACAACGCAGTTGGAAAGCGAGAAAGTACAGAAGGAAGCAGAGGTTCAAAAACTAATGGAAGAGAATGTAAGACTGACCGCTCTTGTGGACAAGAAAGAGGCACAGCTTCTCGCCATGAATGAGCAGTGCAAAATGATGGCCCTAAGCTCTATTTGA
- the LOC104727413 gene encoding uncharacterized protein LOC104727413 isoform X1 — protein sequence MGASDSTLQGNGSGDVITTISHRSEVVDPILENLKSLSVSRPILKSPPTESSLTDILVRKALSSSSSNTVDPQILVELFSVYREWQESKAQQITNTQEDIENKIEVADALATKLLQRFNHSVSAMRTTSQHLSF from the exons ATGGGAGCATCAGATTCAACTCTGCAG GGAAATGGAAGTGGAGATGTGATAACGACCATCTCGCATCGATCCGAAGTAGTCGATCCCATTCTCGAGAATCTTAAATCCCTCTCAGTT AGTAGGCCAATATTGAAGTCGCCTCCCACGGAAAGTAGCTTAACGGACATCTTAGTGAGAAAAGCTCTATCGAGTTCATCTTCCA ATACGGTGGATCCTCAAATACTTGTAGAGCTCTTCTCCGTTTACCGAGAATGGCAAGAGTCCAAAGCTCAACAAATCACCAATACACAG GAAGATATAGAAAACAAGATCGAAGTGGCAGATGCTTTGGCGACTAAACTGTTACAGAGGTTCAACCACTCTGTTTCTGCTATGCGGACAACTTCCCAGCATTT ATCTTTCTAG
- the LOC104727411 gene encoding GDP-mannose 4,6 dehydratase 1, which translates to MASQDRSPLNGDSNNTAQPLKIALVTGITGQDGSYLTEFLLEKGYQVHGLIRRSSNFNTQRINHIYVDPHNANTARMKLHYADLSDASSLRRWLDVIKPDEVYNLAAQSHVAVSFEIPDYTADVVATGALRLLEAVRSHNIDNGRSIKYYQAGSSEMFGSTPPPQSETTPFHPRSPYAASKCAAHWYTVNYREAYGLYACNGILFNHESPRRGENFVTRKITRALGRIKVGLQTKLFLGNIQASRDWGFAGDYVEAMWLMLQQEKPDDYVVATEESHTVEEFLAVSFGYVGLNWKDHVEIDKKYFRPTEVDNLKGDASKAKEMLGWKPQVGFEKLVKMMVDEDLELAKREKVLVDAGYMDAKQQP; encoded by the coding sequence atggCGTCCCAAGACAGATCTCCTCTTAATGGCGATTCCAACAATACTGCCCAGCCTTTGAAGATTGCCTTGGTCACCGGTATCACCGGCCAGGATGGATCATACCTCACCGAGTTCCTACTCGAAAAAGGCTACCAAGTTCACGGCCTCATCCGACGTTCTTCCAATTTCAACACTCAGCGCATCAACCATATCTACGTCGATCCCCACAATGCCAACACAGCCCGCATGAAGCTCCACTATGCTGATCTCTCCGATGCCTCCTCTCTCCGCCGTTGGCTCGACGTCATCAAGCCTGACGAGGTCTACAACCTTGCTGCTCAGTCCCACGTTGCCGTCTCCTTCGAGATCCCTGACTACACTGCTGATGTCGTCGCTACTGGAGCTCTCCGCCTCCTTGAGGCTGTCAGATCTCACAACATTGACAACGGCCGCTCGATCAAGTACTACCAGGCCGGCTCCTCCGAGATGTTCGGCtctactcctcctcctcagTCCGAGACCACTCCCTTTCATCCCAGATCTCCCTACGCAGCCTCCAAATGCGCCGCTCACTGGTACACCGTCAACTACCGAGAGGCCTATGGTCTGTACGCCTGCAACGGAATCCTCTTCAACCACGAGTCACCTCGCCGGGGTGAGAACTTCGTCACTCGGAAGATCACCCGGGCCTTGGGAAGGATCAAGGTTGGATTGCAGACGAAGCTCTTCCTCGGGAATATACAAGCTTCAAGAGACTGGGGCTTCGCAGGAGACTACGTCGAGGCAATGTGGCTGATGCTGCAGCAGGAGAAACCAGATGACTACGTCGTGGCAACTGAGGAATCACACACCGTCGAGGAGTTTCTGGCGGTGTCTTTCGGGTACGTCGGGCTCAACTGGAAAGACCACGTCGAGATTGACAAGAAGTACTTCCGGCCAACGGAGGTGGACAATCTCAAAGGAGACGCAAGCAAGGCAAAGGAGATGCTGGGGTGGAAGCCTCAAGTAGGGTTCGAGAAGCTGGTCAAGATGATGGTGGACGAAGACCTTGAGCTGGCCAAGAGGGAGAAAGTGCTCGTCGACGCTGGCTACATGGACGCTAAGCAGCAACCTTGA
- the LOC104727413 gene encoding uncharacterized protein LOC104727413 isoform X2 — translation MGASDSTLQGNGSGDVITTISHRSEVVDPILENLKSLSVSRPILKSPPTESSLTDILVRKALSSSSSNTVDPQILVELFSVYREWQESKAQQITNTQEDIENKIEVADALATKLLQRFNHSVSAMRTTSQHXXXXFFFFFFYSQVHGLQVELGELKGRLTEVINNCDTLCKRINSEGPESLRSTVTPFSLASPDSVSLNITTLSSKQDP, via the exons ATGGGAGCATCAGATTCAACTCTGCAG GGAAATGGAAGTGGAGATGTGATAACGACCATCTCGCATCGATCCGAAGTAGTCGATCCCATTCTCGAGAATCTTAAATCCCTCTCAGTT AGTAGGCCAATATTGAAGTCGCCTCCCACGGAAAGTAGCTTAACGGACATCTTAGTGAGAAAAGCTCTATCGAGTTCATCTTCCA ATACGGTGGATCCTCAAATACTTGTAGAGCTCTTCTCCGTTTACCGAGAATGGCAAGAGTCCAAAGCTCAACAAATCACCAATACACAG GAAGATATAGAAAACAAGATCGAAGTGGCAGATGCTTTGGCGACTAAACTGTTACAGAGGTTCAACCACTCTGTTTCTGCTATGCGGACAACTTCCCAGCATTTNNNNNNNNNttttttttttttttttttttactctcagG TTCATGGTTTGCAGGTGGAGCTCGGCGAGCTTAAGGGAAGGTTAACTGAGGTGATCAACAACTGCGATACATTATGTAAGAGAATTAATTCTGAGGGACCTGAATCTCTTAGGTCCACTGTCACGCCTTTTTCTCTTGCATCCCCTGATTCGGTCAGTCTAAACATTACTACTCTCTCTTCTAAACAAGATCCATAA